From a region of the Desulfuromonas sp. KJ2020 genome:
- a CDS encoding proton-conducting transporter membrane subunit: MLMLLICFPLALAALAVALPSFRVRSWLLPVSGVLHFALAVVVVSQGTPAATPWLGLDALSQLVLLATSLLYLACSLYAVAYLNLHAERGNRLMVACLLIFLTAMTLAVAARHLGLLWVAVETTTIASAPLIYYNRNRLSIEATWKYLILCSVGIALAMVGILFVAYAALGNGVPVSLQLDALLAAGPTLARPWLHAGFVFLLVGFGTKMGLAPLHSWKPDAYGEAPGLVGALLAGGLTSVAFLAILRGVQLMGAAGDLALARQMLLGMGLLSLLLAAIFMVRQGDIKRLLAYSSVEHMGLLALGVGIGGLATFGALLHLLNNAMTKGCLFLCAGNIHRAFASKRLQDVRGALSVLPVSSALFLAGFLAITGSPPFGPFLSEFTMLRGIFAAGQMWVGAVVLVLLAVIFIGMGATVLAVTQGEADVEQVYFPDRLPLVAPPLFLLLVVLVLGLYLPEPLQRLLRDAAALLEVNA; the protein is encoded by the coding sequence ATGCTGATGTTGCTGATTTGTTTCCCCCTGGCCCTGGCCGCCCTGGCGGTGGCGCTGCCCTCCTTCCGGGTGCGGAGCTGGCTGCTGCCGGTCAGCGGTGTCCTGCACTTCGCGCTGGCCGTCGTCGTGGTCAGTCAGGGGACCCCTGCCGCAACGCCCTGGCTCGGCCTCGATGCCCTCTCCCAGCTGGTCCTGCTGGCGACCAGTCTGCTCTACCTGGCCTGTTCCCTCTACGCCGTTGCCTATCTCAACCTGCATGCGGAACGGGGGAACCGCCTGATGGTCGCCTGCCTGCTGATCTTTCTGACGGCCATGACCCTGGCCGTGGCGGCGCGTCATCTGGGGCTGCTGTGGGTGGCGGTGGAGACGACGACCATCGCCAGTGCTCCGCTGATCTACTACAATCGCAACCGCCTCTCCATCGAAGCGACCTGGAAATATCTCATTCTCTGCTCGGTGGGCATTGCCCTGGCCATGGTCGGCATCCTCTTCGTCGCCTATGCGGCTCTCGGCAACGGGGTCCCGGTCAGCCTGCAGCTCGATGCGCTGCTGGCGGCGGGGCCAACCCTGGCCCGCCCCTGGCTGCATGCCGGTTTCGTCTTTCTGCTGGTCGGCTTCGGCACCAAGATGGGGCTGGCGCCGCTGCACAGCTGGAAGCCCGATGCCTACGGCGAGGCGCCGGGTCTGGTCGGCGCCCTGCTGGCCGGCGGTCTGACCTCCGTGGCCTTTCTCGCCATCCTGCGCGGAGTGCAGCTGATGGGAGCGGCCGGCGATCTGGCCCTGGCCCGACAGATGCTGCTCGGCATGGGCCTGCTCTCGTTGCTGCTGGCAGCCATCTTTATGGTCCGGCAGGGCGACATCAAACGTCTGCTCGCCTATTCGAGCGTCGAACACATGGGGCTGCTGGCGCTGGGGGTCGGTATCGGTGGTCTGGCCACCTTCGGCGCTCTGCTGCATCTGCTCAACAACGCCATGACCAAGGGCTGTCTCTTTCTCTGTGCCGGCAATATCCACCGGGCCTTTGCCAGCAAGCGCCTGCAGGATGTGCGGGGCGCGCTTTCGGTACTACCTGTCTCCAGCGCCCTCTTTCTGGCCGGCTTTCTGGCCATCACTGGCTCGCCCCCCTTCGGCCCTTTCCTCAGCGAGTTCACCATGCTGCGCGGCATCTTCGCCGCTGGCCAGATGTGGGTGGGCGCTGTGGTGCTCGTGCTGCTGGCTGTCATCTTTATCGGCATGGGGGCCACGGTGCTGGCCGTGACCCAGGGGGAGGCGGATGTGGAGCAGGTGTATTTTCCGGATCGGCTGCCCCTGGTGGCGCCGCCCCTCTTCCTGCTGCTGGTCGTGCTG
- a CDS encoding hydrogenase, which translates to MIELSNLCLLLVILINFFTLGSARLVACIRVVALQGALIALLPILAHGISWHTLMLTATAFLLKGVFIPWLLLRAIREVRIRREVEALIGFVPTLIIGAMLTAGAFIFADFLPLLPEHQGGLYVPTSLATLFAGFMLLMTRRKAITQVLGYLMLENGIFIFSILLSEAMPLVVEAGVLLDLLVAVFVMGIVINQINREFSTVDTTRLSVLKE; encoded by the coding sequence ATGATTGAATTGAGCAACCTCTGCCTGCTACTGGTGATCCTCATCAACTTCTTCACTCTGGGCAGCGCCCGCCTGGTGGCCTGCATTCGGGTCGTGGCTCTGCAGGGCGCCCTCATCGCGCTGCTGCCGATTCTGGCCCACGGGATTTCCTGGCACACCCTGATGCTGACGGCGACCGCCTTTCTCCTCAAGGGCGTGTTCATCCCCTGGCTGTTGCTGCGGGCCATCCGGGAGGTACGCATCCGTCGCGAGGTCGAGGCGCTTATCGGTTTCGTTCCCACCCTGATCATCGGCGCCATGCTCACGGCCGGAGCTTTTATCTTTGCTGATTTTCTGCCGCTGCTGCCGGAGCATCAGGGCGGGCTCTACGTCCCCACCTCTCTGGCCACCCTCTTTGCCGGCTTCATGCTGCTGATGACGCGGCGCAAGGCCATCACCCAGGTGCTCGGCTATCTGATGCTGGAAAACGGCATCTTCATTTTCAGCATCCTGCTCAGCGAGGCGATGCCCCTGGTGGTGGAAGCGGGGGTGCTGCTTGATCTGCTCGTCGCGGTATTTGTCATGGGAATTGTGATCAACCAGATCAACCGGGAGTTTTCCACCGTGGATACCACTAGGCTGTCCGTTCTGAAGGAATAA